A stretch of the Pleurodeles waltl isolate 20211129_DDA chromosome 2_1, aPleWal1.hap1.20221129, whole genome shotgun sequence genome encodes the following:
- the LOC138263817 gene encoding uncharacterized protein — MEPGNSSMEQSVSSELEDMRHELCDFIRSSVHQAVSSSLQKLSKNLENNLSNLISKSAQTAGECSTRPPAKPDMGMHMESESFSRMPEDAVPHKAPAKEYNNMAPKSSLKRKSKERNVLPVISPVIQDTDEDMPDVDSDSYLSDKDDDESFSIPPKKPKITSATPSLFDSEGFPMFDPSQIHHPNSTEWFPADHVGRYVAQKLFSPLDKQTRSKLKSECPRPVLSNKATITPTIDEQMLTFFTKQGKDPRKGVDKAWSSCQDKLLDITGPLTRIFDLVESARLDGSFLDPEELSLWTQRCFCLLGNANSSFIHERRKGLLIKLDPKLVKLATVQPQFQSDGQLFGDSFIKDLGKYVATFTSLTKAQQSMRKMFHQRVFARAGRGRGRFTGRGFTNQGSRGYYSSYQQDFRPQFYPQRGRGYRARSTRHSRATNPTVPASTTQTTS; from the exons ATGGAACCTGGCAATTCCTCTATGGAACAGAGTGTTTCCTCTGAACTGGAAGACATGAGACATGAACTTTGTGATTTCATCAGAAGCTCTGTCCATCAGGCAGTTTCTTCCTCattacaaaaattatcaaaaaatctggAGAATAACCTTTCTAACTTAATTTCCAAatcggcccagactgcgggggaatgcagtacgCGTCCACCAGCGAAGCCAGATATGGGGATGCATATGGAAAGTGAGTCCTTCTCACGTAtgccagaggacgcggttcctcacaaggctcctgccaaggagtataacaatatggcGCCAAAATCTTCTCTAAAACGAAAATCTAAAGAACGCAATGTTCTCCCGGTTATTTCTCCAGTTATTCAAGATACAGACGAAGATATGCCTGATGTAGATTCAGATTCTTATTTATCTGATAAAGACGATGATGAGTCCTTTTCCATTCctccaaagaaaccaaaaataACCTCTGCTACCCCTTCTCTCTTTGACTCAGAGGGTTTTCCTATGTTCGATCCCTCTCAAATTCATCATCCCAATTCCACGGAGTGGTTTCCAGCGGACCATGTGGGTCGTTATGTGGCACAAAAACTATTTTCTCCACTAGACAAACAAACCAGGTCTAAATTAAAGTCTGAATGTCCTCGTCCCGTACTTTCCAACAAAGCCACTATCACTCCTACTATTGATGAacaaatgttgactttcttcaccAAACAAGGCAAGGACCCGCGCAAGGGCGTAGATAAAGCTTGGTCCTCTTGCCAAGATAAACTCTTAGATATTACTGGACCTCTTACTAGAATTTTCGATCTTGTGGAATCAGCCAGACTAGACGGGTCCTTTCTGGACCCAGAAGAGTTATCTTTATGGACTCAGCGTTGTTTCTgccttttgggaaatgcaaattctTCCTTTATTCACGAGAGACGTAAAGGTCTACTTATTAAACTTGATCCCAAACTCGTCAAATTGGCAACCGTTCAACCTCAGTTCCAATCGGATGGACAGCTTTTTggagactcctttatcaaggaCCTCGGCAAATATGTTGCTACTTTCACCTCGTTAACCAAAGCCCAACAgtccatgagaaaaatgtttcaccagcgggtttttgccagggccggtagaggcaggggtcgCTTTACTGGCCGCGGATTCaccaatcaaggctccagaggttATTACAGCTCATATCAGCAAGACTTtagacctcagttctacccccaacgtggcagaggATACCGTGCCAGGTCGACCAGACATTCCAGAGCCACCAACCCAACAG TTCCGGCTTCAACCACTCAGACAACGTCCTAA